Proteins encoded in a region of the Mucilaginibacter sabulilitoris genome:
- a CDS encoding M20/M25/M40 family metallo-hydrolase — MKKLSLLLAVLFTANLLHGQDSLTIRKIYDEALLNGKAYENLRYLCKNIGPRLSGSANAQKAVEWSKKLMESYGFDKVYLQEVMVPHWVRGAKETAFIIDGEKRIPVAIAALGMSIATPKAGITANVVEVRSLKELETLGENVIKGKIVFFNRAFDERFIETGHAYGAAGDQRFMGPATAAKYGALGVIVRSLTGADDDYPHTGATLADPGTKLIPAAAISTKAANKLSNMLRLRKLPLIKFYFKQSCQLLPDVKSYNVIGELTGTENPNKFISVGGHLDSWDLAEGAHDDGTGVMQSAEVLRIFKAVGYRPKNSVHAVFFMNEENGHKGGLKYAELAAQNKEEHIAAIETDEGGFTPRGFSFDGVSKEFVKNINDKYKALLEPYEVDELVAGGSGTDIEPMKEKLPGVVLIGYRPDSQRYFDIHHTPNDVFENVNRRELQLGAAGMAAFIYLIDQHGL, encoded by the coding sequence ATGAAGAAACTTTCCTTATTGCTGGCCGTGCTTTTTACGGCAAACCTGCTGCATGGGCAGGATTCATTAACTATCCGAAAAATTTATGACGAAGCACTGTTAAACGGCAAGGCTTACGAAAACCTGCGTTACCTGTGTAAAAATATTGGTCCGCGGTTAAGCGGCTCGGCCAACGCGCAAAAGGCGGTGGAGTGGAGTAAAAAACTAATGGAAAGCTATGGTTTTGATAAAGTGTACCTGCAGGAGGTAATGGTGCCACATTGGGTACGCGGCGCAAAAGAAACCGCCTTTATTATCGATGGCGAAAAACGGATCCCGGTAGCTATTGCAGCACTGGGTATGTCTATAGCTACGCCCAAAGCCGGTATCACCGCCAACGTGGTTGAGGTGCGCAGTTTAAAAGAGCTGGAAACCTTGGGCGAAAACGTTATAAAAGGCAAGATAGTTTTCTTTAACCGCGCGTTTGATGAACGCTTTATTGAAACCGGTCATGCTTATGGCGCCGCCGGCGATCAGCGTTTTATGGGGCCCGCCACTGCCGCTAAATATGGCGCGCTTGGTGTTATTGTACGCTCCCTCACCGGTGCCGATGATGATTACCCGCACACGGGAGCTACACTGGCCGACCCTGGTACCAAACTGATACCCGCCGCGGCCATTTCAACCAAAGCGGCCAATAAGCTGAGCAATATGCTGCGCTTGCGTAAACTGCCGCTGATTAAATTTTACTTCAAACAAAGCTGCCAGTTACTGCCCGATGTAAAATCATACAACGTAATAGGCGAGCTTACCGGTACCGAAAACCCCAATAAATTTATCAGTGTTGGCGGTCACCTGGATTCGTGGGATTTGGCCGAAGGCGCGCATGATGACGGTACAGGTGTAATGCAATCTGCCGAGGTGCTGCGTATATTTAAAGCAGTAGGTTATCGCCCTAAAAACTCGGTACACGCGGTGTTTTTCATGAACGAAGAGAACGGCCATAAAGGCGGGCTCAAATACGCCGAGCTGGCCGCGCAAAACAAGGAAGAACACATTGCGGCTATTGAAACCGATGAGGGCGGCTTTACCCCACGCGGCTTTAGCTTTGATGGTGTATCAAAAGAGTTTGTTAAAAACATCAACGATAAATATAAAGCCCTGCTGGAACCTTACGAAGTTGACGAGCTCGTTGCAGGAGGCAGCGGTACCGATATTGAACCGATGAAAGAAAAGCTGCCCGGTGTAGTGCTTATTGGCTACCGTCCCGATTCACAGCGTTATTTTGATATTCACCATACGCCAAATGATGTGTTTGAAAACGTGAACAGACGCGAGCTCCAATTGGGCGCTGCCGGTATGGCCGCGTTTATATATTTGATTGATCAGCACGGGTTGTAA
- the gap gene encoding type I glyceraldehyde-3-phosphate dehydrogenase yields the protein MKIAINGFGRIGRMTLRALQNKQDIEVVAINDLTDLATLIHLLKYDSTHGRFPGTVTQQDGAMLVNGKKILLLSEKDPNNLPWASLDIDVVIESTGRFTDKSTAQAHITAGAKKVLITAPATGGVKTIVHGVNNDLIDGDQIYSTASCTTGSIAPVLYILDKEFGIESGFMATVHAFTADQHLQDAPHKDLRRARSAPHSIIPTTTGAAKAIGDVLPELKGKLDGFSYRVPVIDGSIVDLSINLKKEVSAKNLNEVLKRYADTSLKGILEYTEEQLVSADILGNTHSSIVDGNLTKSIGKLVKVVAWYDNEVGISNRIAELVSEL from the coding sequence ATGAAAATAGCAATTAATGGCTTTGGCCGCATCGGGCGAATGACACTCCGTGCCCTACAAAACAAACAAGATATTGAAGTTGTTGCAATAAATGACCTTACAGACCTGGCCACGTTGATCCACCTGTTGAAATATGACAGCACCCACGGCCGTTTCCCCGGCACAGTTACCCAACAGGACGGCGCCATGCTGGTTAATGGCAAAAAAATACTTTTACTGAGCGAAAAAGACCCGAATAACCTGCCATGGGCATCCCTTGACATTGATGTAGTGATCGAATCAACCGGTCGTTTTACCGATAAATCGACTGCACAGGCACATATAACTGCAGGTGCTAAAAAAGTGCTTATTACCGCTCCTGCTACCGGCGGCGTAAAAACTATTGTACATGGTGTAAACAATGATTTAATAGACGGCGACCAGATCTATTCTACCGCTTCCTGTACTACGGGCAGTATCGCGCCGGTGTTATATATATTGGATAAAGAGTTTGGTATTGAATCGGGCTTTATGGCCACGGTTCATGCCTTTACCGCCGACCAGCATTTGCAGGATGCACCGCATAAAGACCTTCGCCGGGCACGCTCTGCGCCTCATTCCATCATCCCCACTACCACAGGCGCTGCAAAAGCAATTGGTGATGTGTTACCTGAGCTAAAAGGCAAATTGGATGGTTTTTCTTACCGGGTACCGGTGATTGACGGATCAATCGTCGATCTGTCTATCAACCTGAAAAAAGAAGTTTCGGCAAAAAACCTGAACGAGGTGCTAAAACGCTATGCGGATACTTCGCTTAAAGGTATATTAGAATATACCGAAGAACAATTGGTATCGGCAGATATTTTGGGAAATACCCATAGTTCTATCGTTGATGGCAATCTTACCAAATCAATAGGAAAGCTGGTTAAAGTAGTTGCCTGGTATGATAATGAAGTGGGCATCTCTAACCGTATTGCCGAATTGGTTTCTGAATTATAA
- the recG gene encoding ATP-dependent DNA helicase RecG — MDPFQTPLVYLKGVGQSRAEVLKKELALSNFEDLLRHFPFRYIDRTRFYKVKDIQADLPYVQVLARVTNKQIVGEKHTKRLVVQTRDETGTLELVWFKGINWIEKTIVPGSVYIVFGKPGFFNGQAQMAHPEMEVYSPAIMQRQGNATLQPVYNSTEKLKQFQLDSKGIQKITSVLLELHARDIRENLPLYIINKFKLISRAEAYRNIHFPADANLLNEAIHRLKFEELFLLQLKLLRNKLLHTQKFKGNIFNTVGHYFNDFYHHKLPFPLTGAQKRVLKEIRQDTQRGVQMNRLLQGDVGSGKTVVALMSMLIAIDNGFQTCIMAPTEILATQHYQTIKALVGDDFIEVALLTGSTKQKDRKILHQKLENGDLKILIGTHALIEDKVQFKDLGFVVIDEQHRFGVEQRAKLWRKNVIPPHILVMTATPIPRTLAMTLYGDLDVSVIDELPVGRKPIKTVHFYENQRLRMFGFMKQEIALGRQIYVVYPLIQESEKLDLKNLEDGIEAMSREFPGPTYNISIVHGKMKPAEKEFEMQRFIKEQTQIMVATTVIEVGVNVPNASVMIIENAERFGLSQLHQLRGRVGRGAEQSYCILMSSHKLSHDGKIRLDTMVKTNNGFEISEIDLQLRGPGNLEGTQQSGVLDLKVANLATDQELLIKVRKTVEQIFEKDPQLALPENQVLHHAFESKNAGLSWDKIS; from the coding sequence ATGGATCCTTTTCAAACGCCGCTTGTATATTTAAAGGGTGTGGGCCAGTCCCGCGCCGAGGTGTTGAAGAAGGAATTGGCCTTATCCAATTTCGAGGATCTTTTACGGCATTTCCCTTTCAGGTATATCGACCGTACCCGTTTTTATAAGGTAAAGGATATCCAGGCCGATCTGCCTTATGTGCAGGTGCTGGCCCGTGTTACCAATAAACAAATTGTTGGCGAAAAGCACACCAAACGTCTTGTAGTACAAACCCGCGACGAAACAGGTACGCTTGAACTGGTATGGTTCAAAGGCATCAACTGGATAGAAAAAACGATTGTTCCCGGCAGTGTTTATATTGTGTTTGGTAAGCCCGGCTTTTTTAACGGACAGGCCCAGATGGCACACCCCGAAATGGAGGTCTATTCCCCGGCTATCATGCAGCGCCAGGGGAATGCCACCCTGCAGCCGGTTTATAATTCAACCGAAAAGCTCAAACAGTTTCAGCTGGATAGTAAAGGCATCCAAAAGATCACATCTGTTTTGCTGGAGCTGCATGCCAGGGATATCCGCGAAAATTTGCCGCTGTATATCATTAACAAGTTCAAACTCATTAGCCGGGCCGAGGCCTACCGCAATATCCATTTTCCGGCTGATGCCAATTTACTGAATGAGGCAATCCACCGCTTAAAGTTTGAAGAGTTGTTTTTGTTGCAGCTAAAATTATTGCGCAATAAACTGCTGCATACCCAAAAGTTTAAAGGCAATATTTTTAATACAGTCGGGCATTATTTCAATGACTTCTATCATCATAAACTGCCTTTCCCTTTAACCGGCGCTCAAAAGCGGGTTTTAAAGGAGATCAGGCAGGATACCCAGCGCGGCGTTCAGATGAACCGCCTGCTGCAGGGCGATGTAGGCAGCGGTAAAACAGTGGTGGCGTTGATGAGTATGCTCATCGCTATTGATAACGGCTTCCAGACCTGCATTATGGCGCCTACCGAAATTCTGGCCACGCAGCATTATCAAACCATAAAAGCATTGGTAGGCGATGATTTTATTGAGGTGGCCCTGCTCACCGGGTCAACCAAACAAAAGGATCGCAAGATACTGCACCAAAAGCTCGAGAATGGCGATCTTAAAATACTTATCGGTACCCATGCCCTTATTGAAGACAAGGTGCAGTTTAAAGACCTGGGTTTTGTGGTAATTGACGAGCAGCACCGTTTTGGCGTAGAGCAACGGGCAAAGCTCTGGCGTAAAAATGTTATCCCCCCGCATATTTTGGTGATGACGGCTACGCCGATTCCCCGCACATTGGCCATGACGCTGTACGGCGATCTTGATGTATCAGTGATTGACGAGCTCCCCGTTGGGCGTAAACCAATAAAGACCGTTCATTTTTATGAAAATCAACGCCTGCGCATGTTTGGTTTCATGAAGCAGGAAATTGCATTAGGGCGGCAGATTTATGTGGTATATCCGTTGATTCAGGAAAGCGAAAAGCTCGATCTGAAAAACCTCGAAGACGGTATCGAGGCTATGTCACGCGAGTTTCCCGGGCCAACCTATAACATCAGTATAGTGCATGGTAAAATGAAACCTGCAGAAAAAGAATTTGAAATGCAGCGTTTTATTAAAGAGCAAACGCAGATCATGGTAGCTACTACCGTGATTGAGGTAGGGGTAAATGTGCCCAATGCTTCGGTCATGATCATTGAAAATGCCGAGCGGTTCGGCCTGTCGCAATTACACCAGTTAAGAGGCCGGGTAGGGCGTGGGGCCGAGCAGTCGTACTGTATTTTGATGAGCAGCCACAAGCTGAGCCACGACGGCAAGATCAGATTGGACACGATGGTGAAAACAAACAACGGCTTTGAAATATCGGAAATCGACCTGCAACTGCGTGGCCCTGGTAACCTCGAGGGCACCCAGCAAAGCGGCGTGCTCGACCTTAAAGTGGCCAACCTGGCAACCGATCAGGAACTGCTGATCAAAGTACGTAAAACCGTTGAGCAGATATTCGAAAAAGACCCCCAACTGGCACTGCCCGAAAACCAGGTGTTGCACCACGCGTTCGAATCAAAAAATGCAGGTTTAAGCTGGGATAAGATTTCCTGA